In a genomic window of Seriola aureovittata isolate HTS-2021-v1 ecotype China chromosome 11, ASM2101889v1, whole genome shotgun sequence:
- the pgap1 gene encoding GPI inositol-deacylase — translation MKLAAVAFYGFALGLLAVGLRELLTGFEENRCSMTYMFEYPEYRRVALPRRVARLYPAYGLYLYGEGLYAQETRALKLTGAPVLFLPGNAGSYKQARSLGSVALRKAENMEGGLHFNVFTVDFNEELVALYGGSLLRQTHFLHESIKAILRLYKHLKTPPQSVVLVGHSMGGVVARALFTLPRFNTNLVSLIITQASPHLAPVLALDPYLLDFYSAVRQKWVNRANKLRNITVLSVGGGYRDYQVRSGLTSLPCPPGDPNKLSLVATAVPRTWVSTDHLSIVWCKELVLATVRAFFDLIDPETRQFTENPEKKMVVLNHHFIRHPVRMLGETQDTSISILDFPEAWSEVNTLRLVYSTPKEGQVKYFLFALSSRRKAYSHFYCRSNNLEMTSWVYGCMHKNGSSCVRAVDLSMGTELLPPYKVLILSLSDLSSFTHLVVSASNLNGRQFTVECEWQRQESQTLSVPAPHVLSFGLTVSDVTVNSSGLLHTIELQHFHQVYQAFRINVASQCKVHKDRLSNVYRIMVPWFREDSLTTVSVPSVTEISGMLHTSRPDNTSGVLLQLHTAPNCQYKVSIRTSLPRVLGQILRFCGPMVPVYTAVTLLLACGGQLSSILKSRQAAAMSQVVGRGLQPHKVNLPLYVLHILLSCSWFQEVWSILCLPPMDALPPTFPDATFHEGVLPVEEWPHLLSPLLYILGAAVAYWGSTLLCLIMRLISLILAPLHRPSVSRDCGTLRLRTQLLITLCLTVLGGTSCGALSIFAAFLLHLYRVLRLQMTERSLSHMLNLAPRKHKETENGTVDAECLDRSKECNGAPLLSECALQEVRDDLQLHLCLSALFTLPVMLSAPSLIHWIRNLRYSTQLDPDPCWPHIVPLIIVYMLLIDCNTLKLCNSKLLPLTSCLPLPLAITMVTFSPLHLYRVTYFLLATLIPLASCCLL, via the exons atgAAACTCGCCGCTGTGGCCTTTTACGGTTTCGCTCTGGGGCTTTTGGCGGTTGGCCTGCGAGAGCTGCTGACTGGCTTCGAGGAGAACAGATGCAGTATGACCTATATGTTTGAATACCCAGAGTACCGG CGTGTGGCTCTGCCTCGTCGTGTTGCCAGACTGTACCCAGCGTACGGGCTCTACCTGTACGGAGAGGGTCTGTACGCCCAGGAGACCCGAGCGCTGAAACTCACCGGTGCCCCTGTGCTATTCCTGCCTGGAAATGCTGGAAGTTATAAACAAG CTCGCTCCCTGGGCTCGGTGGCCCTGAGGAAGGCTGAAAACATGGAGGGAGGTCTCCACTTCAACGTGTTCACCGTGGACTTCAACGAGGAGCTGGTGGCGCTTTACGGTGGCAGTTTGCTCCGGCAGACTCACTTCCTGCATGAAAGCATTAAGGCCATCCTGAGGCTGTACAAG CATCTGAAGACCCCTCCCCAGAGTGTGGTGCTGGTGGGTCACTCCATGGGAGGAGTGGTTGCTCGGGCGCTGTTCACGTTGCCTCGCTTCAACACCAACCTGGTCAGCCTCATCATTACCCAGGCCTCTCCTCACCTGGCTCCAGTACTGGCCCTGGACCCATACCTGCTGG ATTTCTACTCTGCAGTGAGACAGAAGTGGGTGAACCGGGCAAACAAGCTCAGAAACATCACAGTCCTGTCTGTTGGGGGTGGTTACCGTGACTACCAGGTCCGCTCTGGCCTAACATCCCTGCCTTGTCCTCCGGGAGACCCCAATAAGTTGTCACTGGTG gcgACTGCAGTTCCCAGGACGTGGGTCTCCACTGACCACCTCTCCATCGTTTG GTGCAAAGAGCTTGTTCTTGCGACCGTCAGGGCGTTCTTTGACCTCATCGATCCTGAAACCAGACAG TTCACAGAAAACCCGGAGAAGAAAATGGTTGTGCTAAACCATCACTTCATCAGACATCCTGTAAGGATGTTGGGAGAAACTCAAGACACTTCCATCTCCATCTTAG aTTTCCCTGAAGCGTGGAGTGAAGTGAACACACTGCGTCTGGTTTACAGCACACCGAAG GAAGGACAAGtcaaatatttcctgtttgCTCTGTCGAGTCGGAGGAAAGCCTACAGCCATTTCTACTGCCGCAGCAACAACCTG GAGATGACCAGCTGGGTGTACGGCTGCATGCACAAAAACGGTTCTTCATG TGTGCGTGCTGTAGATCTGTCTATGGGAACTGAGCTTCTGCCTCCATACAAG GTCCTGATTCTGAGTCTCAGCGACTTGTCTTCATTTACTCATCTGGTTGTTTCGGCTTCCAACCTGAACGGTCGACAG TTTACAGTGGAGTGCGAGTGGCAGAGACAAGAATCTCAGACTCTGTCTGTCCCAGCTCCACATGTCCTGTCCTTCG GTTTGACTGTCAGTGATGTTACGGTCAACTCCTCTGGACTTCTTCACACCATCGAGCTGCAGCACTTTCACCAG GTGTATCAGGCTTTCAGAATTAATGTTGCAAGCCAGTGCAAAGTCCATAAAG ATAGATTGTCCAATGTGTACAGGATCATGGTACCCTGGTTTCGAGAGGACTCTTTAACCACAGTCAG TGTGCCCTCAGTTACTGAGATCTCAGGGATGCTCCACACAAGTCGTCCAGACAACACTTCAGGTGTCCTCCTTCAGCTCCACACTGCCCCCAACTGCCAGTATAAG GTGTCAATAAGGACTTCATTACCCAGGGTGCTGGGACAG ATACTGAGGTTCTGTGGTCCTATGGTGCCAGTGTACACAGCTGTAACTCTCCTCCTGGCCTGTGGGGGGCAGCTGTCCTCCATCCTGAAGTCTAGGCAAGCTGCAGCCATGAGCCAGGTGGTCGGCAGAGGCCTGCAGCCTCATAAAGTCAACCTGCCCCTTTATGTTCTGCACATCTTACTTAG ctgcagctggtttCAAGAGGTCTGGTCCATTCTGTGCCTCCCCCCTATGGATGCCCTCCCCCCAACATTCCCTGATGCAACGTTTCATGAAGGCGTGCTACCAGTTGAAGAATGGCCCCACCTCCTTTCCCCTCTGCTTTACATTTTGGGGGCAGCTGTGGCGTACTGGGGGAGCACGCTGCTCTGTCTCATTATGCGACTGATCTCATTAATATTAGCTCCACTACACAG ACCGTCTGTCTCCAGAGATTGTGGCACCCTGCGACTGCGGACCCAGCTCCTCATCACCCTCTGTCTGACTGTTCTCGGCGGGACTTCCTGTGGAGCATTGTCaatctttgctgcttttctgctcCACCTCTACAGA GTACTGAGGTTACAGATGACAGAAAGGTCTTTGAGTCACATGCTGAACCTG GCACCGCGGAAGCACAAAGAAACTGAGAATGGCACAGTCGATGCTGAGTGCTTGGACAGGTCTAAAGAATGTAACGGCGCCCCCCTGCTGTCAGAGTGTGCTCTGCAGGAGGTGAGGGATGACCTGCAGCTCCACCTCTGCCTATCAGCACTCTTCACACTGCCTGTCATGCTCAGCGCACCCTCACTCATCCACTGGATCCGCAACCTGAG ATACTCCACCCAGTTGGATCCTGACCCTTGCTGGCCACACATTGTGCCTCTAATTATTGTGTACATGCTGCTTATTGACTGCAACACTTTAAAACTCTGCAACAG CAAACTCCTGCCTCTGACTTCCTGCCTCCCTCTGCCCTTGGCCATTACCATGGTGACCTTCTCTCCACTCCACCTCTACAGAGTCACCTACTTCCTGCTGGCGACACTCATCCCCCTGGCCTCGTGTTGTCTGCTCTGA
- the maip1 gene encoding m-AAA protease-interacting protein 1, mitochondrial: MALPMLRGCYRFPSTLSFTRLFSNERIILNWSGKTRSPPSSPAGAAAAVRPYSSERGRKKQTQKIVMVGIPNPFIWFRTRIYYFLIRTYFDKEFSIEEFAEGSKQAFSHVSRLLSQSQFEALEGLVAKDLIGKLEEKCNLLPLSYKQALSADPEEIMYTTPGDVGIYYDDNGRKFVSILMRFWYLTSAHLPDDTMEGTRIFQVAIGEEVETKRLLTANYEFQREFTKGVTPDWTITRIEHSKLLD, from the exons ATGGCGCTGCCCATGTTAAGAGGTTGTTACAGGTTTCCATCAACACTTAGCTTTACTCGTCTGTTTTCAAATGAACGTATCATCCTGAACTGGTCCGGTAAAACGCGGTCACCTCCTTCATCACCGGCCGGTGCGGCAGCAGCTGTCCGCCCCTACAGCTCCGAGCGGGGCAGAAAGAAACAGACCCAAAAGATTGTGATGGTGGGAATCCCGAACCCCTTCATCTGGTTCCGCACCCGGATTTACTACTTCCTCATCAGAACTTACTTCGATAAAGAGTTCAGCATTGAAGAATTCGCGGAGGGATCGAAGCAG GCATTCTCTCATGTTTCCAGACTCCTGTCACAGAGTCAGTTTGAAGCTCTGGAAGGGCTGGTGGCTAAAGAC TTGATTGGGAAGCTGGAAGAAAAGTGCAACCTGCTGCCACTGAGCTACAAGCAAGCCCTCTCTGCAGATCCTGAAGAGATCATGTACACAACACCTGGAGACGTGGGAATCTACTATGATGATAATG GGAGGAAGTTTGTCAGTATTCTGATGCGTTTCTGGTACCTGACCAGCGCACACCTTCCTGACGACACCATGGAGGGAACTCGCATCTTCCAGGTGGCCATTGGTGAAGAGGTAGAAACGAAGAGACTGCTGACCGCTAATTATGA ATTCCAGAGGGAGTTTACTAAAGGAGTGACACCGGACTGGACCATTACGAGGATAGAACACTCCAAACTTTTGGATTAA
- the tyw5 gene encoding LOW QUALITY PROTEIN: tRNA wybutosine-synthesizing protein 5 (The sequence of the model RefSeq protein was modified relative to this genomic sequence to represent the inferred CDS: inserted 1 base in 1 codon): MELQEKIPVPIFTDVDRDVFLRQLCPQRRPAVLRGVCLGPCLEKWTVEYLGQRGGDKEVKIHVSTVPQMDFLRKNFVYKTLPFNEFVKRASEKKHSDFFLCEDESYYLRSLGEDVRKEPADLSKQFPDLAEDFHVPHFFEPDQFFSSVFRISSCGLQLWTHYDVMDNLLAQVTGMKRVVLYNPQDALHLYLSGDKSEVVDIDAPDLKQFPDFVKAKRYECVLEPGDLLFIPALWFHNTTALQFGVGVNVFWRHLPADSYDRKDPYGNKDPVAATRALQALXRALHTLDELPADYRDFYGRRMIQRIQNRTYCDSQPATNTQTDCGSTLPSRQFTKPG, translated from the exons atgGAGCTCCAGGAGAAGATACCTGTTCCCATATTCACAGACGTAGACAGGGACGTGTTTCTGCGACAGCTCTGCCCGCAG CGCAGGCCGGCCGTGCTGAGAGGCGTGTGTCTCGGACCATGTCTGGAGAAGTGGACGGTTGAGTATCtcggacagagaggaggagacaaggaggtGAAGATCCATGTTTCCACGGTACCTCAGATGGACTTCCTTCGCAAAAACTTTGTGTACAA AACTCTGCCATTCAATGAATTTGTGAAGAGGGCATCTGAGAAAAAACACTCTGACTTTTTCCTGTGTGAG GATGAGAGCTATTATCTCCGGTCGCTGGGAGAGGACGTCAGGAAG gaACCTGCTGATCTGAGCAAACAGTTTCCGGACTTGGCAGAGGATTTTCATGTCCCACATTTCTTTGAACCTGATCAGTTTTTCTCCAGTGTCTTCCGCATCAGCTCCTGTGGTCTGCAGCTGTGGACGCACTATGAC GTGATGGACAACCTGCTGGCTCAGGTGACGGGGATGAAGAGAGTGGTCCTCTACAACCCCCAGGATGCATTGCACCTCTACCTGTCAG GTGATAAATCAGAGGTAGTGGACATCGATGCTCCAGATCTGAAACAGTTTCCTGACTTTGTGAAGGCGAAGCGGTACGAGTGTGTGCTGGAGCCTGGAGATCTGCTGTTTATCCCCG CCCTGTGGTTCCATAACACCACTGCACTGCAGTTTGGTGTGGGTGTCAATGTGTTCTGGCGCCACCTACCTGCTGACAGCTACGACAGAAAGGACCCGTACGGAAATAAAGACCCGGTGGCTGCGACTCGAGCCCTTCAGGCGC AGAGGGCTCTACACACACTGGATGAACTTCCAGCAGACTATCGGGACTTTTATGGACGCCGCATGATTCAGCGAATCCAGAACAGGACATACTGTGACAGTCAGCCAgccacaaatacacagacagactgtgGCAGTACATTACCCAGCAGGCAATTCACCAAACCTGGATGA